The Streptomyces sp. cg36 genomic interval ACCCGGGGCCGGTCGCGCGGTCCGCCGGCGATCTGGGCGGGCTGTCCGGGGAAGGCGCGCGGCGCGGGGGCGGTGCGGGCGGTGCCGGGCCGGGCGGAGGCGGCGGGGGTGGCGGAGCGCGCGGTGGTGGCGGGCGGCGCGGTGCTCCCGCCGCTCTCGGCGCAGCCGGTCGCGAGGGCTCCGGCGACGGCCGCCCCCGCCCCGGCGCGCAGTGCACTGCGGCGGTCGACCCCACGGGGCGTTGGATTCAGCACATGGACATTTAAGTCGGGTTGGGAGCGGAAGGTAATGATTGAACCAATTGAGGACCTTTGCGTCGTCGGGGACGCGCCGTGCCGGACAGCGGCCGGTTCGATGAATCACTCATGCAGTTCGATAGTTATTCACCATTTGAAAGGTGAGTGCTCTACCTCACCTACGATTCACAGCTAAACTGTGGCGATATGTGGACGTTTATCCGAGTAAGGACTTTTGGCGTGAAGGCCCCCCGTCTGCCATAGTCGGAGACACGACCCCTCATTGACCCGAGCCCGGTCGTCTTCTGTCGCCGTGGATCACACCCCCTTCGATCCACGGCGGCGCTCCGCAGAGGCCCCCGCAGATCCGCCGCATCCGGCAGACCCGGGGGCTTCGGCGCATCCGGGGCCCGACTGCGCCCCGCCGCCCCGAGCCCGCGCCCGGCGGCCCTAGCGGTCGGCGACTCTCATCTCGAACCAGGTCGTCTTGCCGCGCGGCAGCAGATCCACGCCCCAGCGGTCGGAGAGCTTGTCGACGAGGAAGAGCCCGCGGCCACTGGTGTCCATCTCGTGGACCGGCATCAGGCACGGCAGCCCCCGCGAGGGGTCGCGCACCTCGATCCGGATCCACCCCCGGCGCCGCAGCATCCGCAGCCCGAAGGCGCGGGCACCGGTGTGCCGGACCGCGTTGCCGACGAGTTCGGAGACGAGCAGGATCGCCTGTTCGGCGAGGGCCGGGGAGAGCGACCAGTGCCGCAGTATCACGCACTGGGTGAGCCGTCGCGCCGTCGCCGCGGACTCCGGGCGGGACGGCAGCCGCACCTCCGACTCCGTCGGGTTTCCGAACAACTCCATTGCCTGGAGCGCCCGTTCGTCCTCCACGGCCGGTGTCCACCGCGCCGCGGTCGCGCCTGCGCGCTGCCGCGGTTCCTCCACGCCCTCCAGCCCCGCCATGGACCCATCATGGCTTCCCGGAGCGCCCCGCGGGGCCGTTCCGAGGGAAAACGGCCCCCGGAACCAGAGGTTCCGGGGGTCCCGCTCAGCATATGCCGACGGCAGTGGATCTCGGGCAAACCGCCCACGAGCTGCGATGACGGGCCGCAACGGACTGATCACCAACGGTTCACACGCCGTCGTACTTAAGGTTCCTTTAAGGCCAGGCTAATCCACCCGCAGGGTGTACGCCCGGCCGCCAACCCCGTACGGGTCAGAGGAACTTGGCCTTGCCCGGGCCCTCCTCGACGAAGCTGCGCATGCCGCGCTCGCGGTCCTCGGTCGCGAACAGCCCCGCGAACCAGTTCCGTTCGATCGCGAGGCCGGTCTCGATGTCCGCCTCCAAGCCCGCGTCCACGCACTCCTTGGCGGCGCGCAGGGCCAGCGCCGGGCCCTGCGCGAGCTTCGCCGCCCACGCGTGCGCCTGCTCGTACACCTGGTCCGCCGCGACCACCCGGTCCACCAGGCCCAGCGTCAGCGCCTCGTCGGCCCTGACCATGCGGCCGGTGAAGATGAGGTCCTTGGCCCGGGACGGGCCGATCAGCCGGGACAGCCGCTGGGTGCCGCCCGCGCCGGGGATCAGGCCGAGCAGGATCTCGGGCTGGCCGAGCTTGGCGTTGTCGGCGGCGATCCGGAAGTCGGCGCAGAGCGCGAGTTCACAGCCGCCGCCCAGCGCGTAGCCGGTGACGGCGGCGACGACGGGCTTGGGGATGCGGGCGACGGCGGTGAACGACTCCTGGAGGGCGCGGGAGCGGAGCACCATCGCGGTGTGGTCCATCTCCTGCATCTCCTTGATGTCCGCGCCCGCCGCGAACACCTTCTCACCTCCGTAGAGCACCACGGCCCGTACGTCGGCGCGGCGGGTCGCCTCCTCGGCGAGCTCGCGCAGCCGGTCCTGGATCGCGATGTCCAGGGCGTTCATCGGGGGGCGGTCCAGGCGGAGGGTGCCGACGCCTTCGGAGACTTCGAGGGTCACAGTCATGGCGCCAGGTTAGTGCGCGTTAACGGCAACGGACCCGGTGCCGTGTGTCACAGCACCGGGTCCGCCGCGCGCGGGCGCCCGCGCGCTACTTGGTCCACTCCGACCAGGGCATGTTCCAGCCGTTGAGCCCGTTGTCGGGCTGGATCTGCTTGTCCTTGGAGTTCTTCACGACGACCACGTCACCGATGATCGAGCCGTTGTAGAACCAGGCCGCCGGGGTCGAGGGGTCGCCCGCGCCGCGCGCGTCCCGCAGCCCCACGCAGCCGTGGCTGGTGTTGCTGTTGCCGAACACCGAGGGGTCGCCCCAGTAGTTGCCGTGGATGAAGGTGCCGGAGCTGGACAGGCGCATCGCGTGCGGCACGTCCTTGATGTCGTACTCGCCGCCGAAGCCCACGGTGGCGCCGTTCATCCGGGTCACCTCGTACTTCTCGCTGATGACCATCTGGCCGTTGTACGTGGTGTTCGCCGGGGAACCCGCGCTGATCGGGATCGTCTTGAGGACCTTGTCGTCGCGCACGACGGTCATGGTGTGCGCCGCCGCGTCCACCGTGGAGACCTGGGAGCGGCCGACGGTGAACTTCACCGTACGGGTCTGCTTGCCGTAGACGCCGGGGCGGCCCTCGACGCCGTCGAGGTTGAACTTGACGGTCACCTTGGTGCCGGGCGCCCAGTACTTCTCGGGGCGGAAGTCCAGGCGGTCGTTGCCGAACCAGTGGCCCTCGACCGGCACCGACGGCTCGGCCGTGACCTTGATGGCCTTCTCGACGGCCCCCGGGTCGGTGATGCCGCGGCTGAAGTTGATGGAGACCGGCATGCCGACGCCGACGGTGGAGCCGTCCTCCGGGGTGTACTGGCCGATGAAGGTGTTCTTCGGGACCAGCGTGGTGAACACGGTGTCCTTGGCGGACTCCCGGCCCTGCTCGTCCTTGGCGACGGCGTGGACCTTGTACTTGGTGGCCGATGCCAGGTGCTGGTCCGGCGTCCAGCCCGCGCCGTCGGCGGATATCTTGCCGGCCACCGCGTTGCCCTTGGTGTCCGCGACGGCCACCGCGGTGAGCCTGCCCTGCGCGGCGGATATCTTCAGCGCGCCGCTGGTCGCCACGTCGCTGGCGCCGTCCTTGGGCGCCACGGTCACCACCGCGGCCGACGCCTTGGTGTCCTCGGCCGCCTTGCCGGCCGCCTTGCCGTCACCGCCGGCGGAGTCGTCCCCGCCACCGCACGCGGTGGCGAGCAGAAGCAGCGCCCCCAGCGGCAGAGCCAGCAGGCCGCGCTTGCCGCGCCGCCGTCCCGCCGCCCTGTCCGGAGCCCCCGATATGTGCTGCCCGTTCACGACTGTTCTCTCCCCTCGCACGGCCTGGTTCACGCCACGGCCCGCACTGGTCCTTCACCCCCGCGCGCGTCCTCGCGCGCACACGGTTGCTTAGGTAATCACACCGGACCCGCACGTATCGCCTCGCGAATGTCACCGTTCAGTCCCAATGTCCCTGTGCGTTCGCTGTGGCGACATCCGGCCGTCACCCGGGGGTGTACGGGGGCGACGGCCGGCCGGGCCGCGGTCAGAGGGCCGAGCCCTTCCTCCACTTCGCCCAGTCCAGGTTCCAGCCGCCCAGCCCGTTGTCGGGAGCGACGCCCTTGTCATGGGAGTTGACGACCTCCACCACGTCCCCGACCAGGGTCCGGTCGAAGAACCACCCGGCCGGGGTGTCCGGGCTGCCGCCCTTCACATCGCGCAGCCCGACACAGCCGTGGCTGGTGTTGGTGGTGCCGAAGGTGCCCGGGGTGGCCCAGTAGTTGCCGTGCAGGAAGGTGCCGGAGGCGGTGAGCCGGATCGCGTGCGGCACGTCCGGGATGTCGTACTCCCCGCCGAAGCCGACCGTCCGGCTGTTCATCCGGGTCACGTCGAACATCTCGGTGACCACCATCTTCCCGTTGTACGTGGTGTTCTTGGGCGACCCGGCCGAGATCGGCACCGTACTGATCAGCTCGCCGCCCCGGCGCACCTCCATGGTGTGCGCCTCGGCGTCCACCAGGGACACCTGGGAGCGCCCGATGGTGAAGGAGACCTTCTTCTCCTGGATGCCGTAGACCCCCGGCGCGCCCGGCACGTCCCGCAGCCGCATGTCCACGGTCACCCTCGTGCCGGGCCGCCAGTACGCCTGCGGCCGGAAGTCCAGCCGCTCCTTGCCGAACCAGTGCCCCACCACGGCGACCGGCGGGTCCGAGGCGACGCGGATCGCGCGCTCCACGGCCGCCCGGTCCTCGATCTCCTGGTTGAAGCTGAACGACACGATCATGCCGACGCCGACCGTCGAGCGGTTCTCGGGCTTGAAGTAGCCGATGAACCGGTGCTCGGGCACCAGGGTCGTGAAGCTGGTGTGGCGGGCCTGGCGGTGGCCGTGGCCGTCCAGCGCCACCGCGTCCACCGTGTACTTGGCGGCCAGCTCCAGCCGTCCCGGCGCGTCCTCGGACGGCGACCAGGTGAGGCCGTCCGCGGTGATCGTGCCCGGCACCTCCTCCGGCTGGGCGTCCTCGGCCTTCATCACCCGGACCCGCTCCAGGCGCCCGCCGGGCACCCGCACCTCGATCCTCCCGTCCGCCGGCACGCCCTTGGCGCCGTCCTCGGGGGTCACCAGGATCGCCTCCCGGGGCGACACCGCCTTGCCCGCGACGACGTCGCCGACCCCGCCCACGTCCAGCCGGTCGCCGCTGCACCCGGTCAGCCCGGCCACCAGTGCCGCCGTCAGTCCTGCCCATGTCAGGGCCGCCGCTGCGGTCGCCCCTGCCCGCTTCAGTACGCATCTCACGGCGGCTCAACGACCGGGGCCCGGCCGGGGAAACGTGAGTACGAGCCGGGTAACGGGAAGAACACCTGCGAAGACACGCGTGGGGAGCCGCGGCCGGGACGCCGCGCTCGTCCAGGCGCCGAGCCGCGGGAGGCCGAGGGGTGTCGAGCGCAGCCGAGCGGGAGGCAGAGCGGGGATGGGGGCGGCCGGCTCCGGGCGGTCAGCGGCACCGGCGGCGGGGCGGCCACCGGGGCGATCCGGGGGCGCTGCGCCCACCGGTGTGGCCGGGTGCGCCGACGCCGCTGGGGGCGCGCGTGCGGACCGGTCCGGACGGGGTGGCGGGCACCAACTTCGCGCTGTGGGCGGGCGGGGCGGAGGCGGTCGAGCTGTGCCTGTTCGACGCCGCGGGCACCGAGACGCGGCTGGCGCTGGCCGAGCTCACCCATGAGATCTGGCACGGCTTCGTGCCGGGCGTACGGCCGGGGCAGCGCTACGGCTTCCGGGTGCACGGCCGCTGGGACCCGTGGACGGGGGCGCGCTGGAACCCGGCGAAGCTGCTCCTGGACCCGTACGCGCGCGCGGTCGACGGGGACTTCGCGCTGCCGCCGCAGGTCTACGGGCACGTCCGGGACTGGCCGCAGCAGCACGTGGCCGACACCGTGCGCGACGAGCGGGACTCCGCCCCGTACGTGCCCAAGGGGGTCGTGGTCCACGACGACGACGACTGGGCGGACGACCACCGGCCCAAGACGCCGTGGGCCGACTCGGTCATCTACGAGCTGCACGTGCGCGGCTTCACCAAGCGGCACCCGGGCGTCCCCGAGGAGCTGCGCGGCAGCTACGCGGGGCTGGCGCACCCGGCCGCGCTCGACCACCTCGTCTCGCTGGGGGTGACGGCGGTGGAGCTGCTGCCGGTGCACCAGTTCGCCCACGAGGACCATCTGCTGCGGCGGGGCCTGCGCAACTACTGGGGCTACAACTCCATCGGCTACTTCGCCCCGCACGCGGCCTACTCGGCGTCCGGGACGGCCGGGCAGCAGGTCGGCGAGTTCAAGCGGATGGTGCGGGCGCTGCACTCGGCGGGCATCGAGGTCATCCTCGACGTGGTCTACAACCACACGGCGGAGGCGGGCGAGCTGGGCCCCACGCTGTCGCTGCGCGGCATCGACAACCGGGGCTACTACCGGCTCCAGCAGGAGGCGCGCCGGTACGCGGACTACACGGGCTGCGGCAACACCCTCCACGTGGTGCAGCCCCAGGTGCTGCGGCTGATCACCGACTCGCTGCGGTACTGGGTGACCGAGATGGGCGTGGACGGCTTCCGGTTCGACCTGGCCGCCGCGCTGGCCCGCTCGATGCACGACGTCGACATGCTCTCCCCGTTCCTGGCCGTCATCGCCCAGGACCCGGTGCTGCGCCGGGTGAAGCTGATAGCCGAGCCCTGGGACGTGGGGCGCGGCGGCTACCAGGTGGGCGCCTTCCCGCCGCTGTGGACGGAGTGGAACGACCGCTACCGGGACGCGGTGCGGGACTTCTGGCGGGGCGCGCTGCCCGATGTGCGCGATCTCGGCTACCGGCTGTCGGGCTCCAGCGACCTGTACGCGTGGGGCGGGCGCCGCCCGTACGCCTCGATCAACTTCGTCACCGCGCACGACGGCTTCACCCTGCGCGACCTGGTCTCCTACGAGCGCAAGCACAACGAGGCCAACGGCGAGGGCAACCGGGACGGCACCAACGACAACCGGTCCTGGAACTGCGGGGTCGAGGGCGAGACCGACGACCCCCGGGTGAACGCGCTGCGCCGCCGCCAGCTGCGCAACCTGCTCACCACCCTGCTGGTCTCCACCGGGGTGCCGATGCTGGTCGCCGGGGACGAGATGGGCCGCACCCAGCACGGCAACAACAACGCCTACTGCCAGGACGGCGAGGTGGGCTGGGTCGACTGGTCGCTGCTGTCCGAGCCGGGCCCCGGCTCGCTGCTCGCGCTCGCCCGGCGGCTGCTCGCGCTGCGCCACCGCCATCCGGTGCTGCGCCGCCGGGCGTTCTTCTCCGGCCGGGCCCAGGGCGCGGACGGGCTGCGGGACCTGGCCTGGTTCACCGCGCACGGCGCGGAGATGACCGAGCGGGACTGGTACGGGCCGACGGCGACGCTGGGCCTGTACCTGTCGGGGCGGGACATCCCGGGCCGGGACGCGGTGGGCGCGCCGGTGGTCGACGACAGCTTCCTGATCGTGCTGCACGCGGGGAGCGCGCCGGCCGCCTTCGTCCTGCCGGGGGCGCCGTGGGCGCAGCGGTACGAGGTGGTGGTGGACACCTCGCTGGAGGAGCAGGAGGCCGCGCCGGAGGCGGCGCACACGGGCGGGACGCGGGTGACGCTCCCGGCCCGGTCGGTGCTGGTGCTGCGGGTGGCGAGCTGACGCGGCGGGGCACGGGGCCCCGGGGCCGCTCAGCCGAGGATGCCCCGGTCGTACCCGACGGCGACGGCCGCCGCGCGGTCCTTGACGTCCAACTTGCCGTAGATGTGGGTGAGATGGGTCTTCACGGTGGCCTCGCTGATGAACAGCGCCCGGGCGATCTCGCGGTTGGAGGTGCCCTTGGCGACCAGCACCAGCACCTCCCGCTCGCGCGCCGAGAGCGACTCGTCGGCGCGCGCCGGGGTGCGCACCCGGGAGACCAGCCGGGAGGCCACCGCCGGGGAGAGCACCGTGCGCCCGGCCGCCGCCGCCCGCACCGCGGTGAACAGCTCGTCGCGGGGCGCGTCCTTGAGCAGATAGCCGGTGGCGCCCGCCTCGATCGCGGGCAGGGTGTCGGAGTCCGTGTCGTACGTGGTGAGGACCAGCACCTTGGAGCGCAGCCCGCGCCGGGTCAGCTCGGCGATCGCCGCCACTCCCCCGCCGCCCGGCATCCGCAGGTCCATCAGGACCACGTCCGGGTCCAGGCGTGCGGCCAGCTCCACCCCCTCGACGCCGTCGGGCGCCTCGCCGAGCACCTCGAAGCCCTCGGCGGAGGCGAACATGCCGCGCAGCCCGTCCCGGACCACGGGATGGTCGTCGCAGATCAGCAGGGTGATGATGGGGGTGTCTTCAGCCATGGCGGACCAACGGTACGCGGGCCGAGACCGCGGTGCCATGACCGGGTTCCGCCTCGACTGCCACGGTGCCCGCCACGCGCTCGGCGCGGGCCCGCATCCCGTCAAGGCCGAAGCCGCCGGTGCCCGAGCGCGGCGGCAGCGCGGCGGGGTCGAAGCCGCGCCCGTCGTCCCGTACGTCGAGGGAGACCTCGTCGCCCATGAACGACAGGGTGACGCCGAGCCGGGCCGCCCCGGCGTGGCGGCCCGCGTTGGAGAGCGCCTCCTGGGCGATCCTCAGCAGCGTCGCCTGGATCTCCTCGTGCAGCTGCTCGACGGTGCCGGTGACCGTGAACTCCGCCCGTACGCCGTGCCGGGCGCCCCACTCGGCGACCGTCTTCTTCAGCGCCTCGGGCAGCGCGTCGTGCTCCAGGGCGGCCGGGCCGAGGTTCTGCACCGAGCGGCGGGCCTCGCCGAGGCTGGCCCGGGCGAGCGCCTGGGCACTGGCCAGGTGCCGGGCGGCGGCCTCCGGGTCGGGGCTGCCCGCCACGACCTGGAGCTGGGCGATGATGCCGGTCAGGCCCTGCGCGATGGTGTCGTGGATCTCGGCGGCGAGGCGCCTGCGCTCGTCGGCGACGCCCGCCTCCCTCGCCTGGAGCAGGAGTTGGGAGTGGAGGGCCGCGTTCTCGTCGAGGGCCTGCTGGAGGCGGGCGTTGGCGCTCTCCAGCTCGGTGATGGCGACGGCCTGGAACTGGGCGCGCTCGTCCTCCTGGGCCGCGAGGTGGGCGAAGACGGAGAACATCACCATGTTG includes:
- a CDS encoding ATP-binding protein, giving the protein MAGLEGVEEPRQRAGATAARWTPAVEDERALQAMELFGNPTESEVRLPSRPESAATARRLTQCVILRHWSLSPALAEQAILLVSELVGNAVRHTGARAFGLRMLRRRGWIRIEVRDPSRGLPCLMPVHEMDTSGRGLFLVDKLSDRWGVDLLPRGKTTWFEMRVADR
- a CDS encoding enoyl-CoA hydratase/isomerase family protein, with protein sequence MTVTLEVSEGVGTLRLDRPPMNALDIAIQDRLRELAEEATRRADVRAVVLYGGEKVFAAGADIKEMQEMDHTAMVLRSRALQESFTAVARIPKPVVAAVTGYALGGGCELALCADFRIAADNAKLGQPEILLGLIPGAGGTQRLSRLIGPSRAKDLIFTGRMVRADEALTLGLVDRVVAADQVYEQAHAWAAKLAQGPALALRAAKECVDAGLEADIETGLAIERNWFAGLFATEDRERGMRSFVEEGPGKAKFL
- a CDS encoding Ig-like domain-containing protein, producing MNGQHISGAPDRAAGRRRGKRGLLALPLGALLLLATACGGGDDSAGGDGKAAGKAAEDTKASAAVVTVAPKDGASDVATSGALKISAAQGRLTAVAVADTKGNAVAGKISADGAGWTPDQHLASATKYKVHAVAKDEQGRESAKDTVFTTLVPKNTFIGQYTPEDGSTVGVGMPVSINFSRGITDPGAVEKAIKVTAEPSVPVEGHWFGNDRLDFRPEKYWAPGTKVTVKFNLDGVEGRPGVYGKQTRTVKFTVGRSQVSTVDAAAHTMTVVRDDKVLKTIPISAGSPANTTYNGQMVISEKYEVTRMNGATVGFGGEYDIKDVPHAMRLSSSGTFIHGNYWGDPSVFGNSNTSHGCVGLRDARGAGDPSTPAAWFYNGSIIGDVVVVKNSKDKQIQPDNGLNGWNMPWSEWTK
- a CDS encoding Ig-like domain-containing protein — protein: MRCVLKRAGATAAAALTWAGLTAALVAGLTGCSGDRLDVGGVGDVVAGKAVSPREAILVTPEDGAKGVPADGRIEVRVPGGRLERVRVMKAEDAQPEEVPGTITADGLTWSPSEDAPGRLELAAKYTVDAVALDGHGHRQARHTSFTTLVPEHRFIGYFKPENRSTVGVGMIVSFSFNQEIEDRAAVERAIRVASDPPVAVVGHWFGKERLDFRPQAYWRPGTRVTVDMRLRDVPGAPGVYGIQEKKVSFTIGRSQVSLVDAEAHTMEVRRGGELISTVPISAGSPKNTTYNGKMVVTEMFDVTRMNSRTVGFGGEYDIPDVPHAIRLTASGTFLHGNYWATPGTFGTTNTSHGCVGLRDVKGGSPDTPAGWFFDRTLVGDVVEVVNSHDKGVAPDNGLGGWNLDWAKWRKGSAL
- the glgX gene encoding glycogen debranching protein GlgX; protein product: MRTGPDGVAGTNFALWAGGAEAVELCLFDAAGTETRLALAELTHEIWHGFVPGVRPGQRYGFRVHGRWDPWTGARWNPAKLLLDPYARAVDGDFALPPQVYGHVRDWPQQHVADTVRDERDSAPYVPKGVVVHDDDDWADDHRPKTPWADSVIYELHVRGFTKRHPGVPEELRGSYAGLAHPAALDHLVSLGVTAVELLPVHQFAHEDHLLRRGLRNYWGYNSIGYFAPHAAYSASGTAGQQVGEFKRMVRALHSAGIEVILDVVYNHTAEAGELGPTLSLRGIDNRGYYRLQQEARRYADYTGCGNTLHVVQPQVLRLITDSLRYWVTEMGVDGFRFDLAAALARSMHDVDMLSPFLAVIAQDPVLRRVKLIAEPWDVGRGGYQVGAFPPLWTEWNDRYRDAVRDFWRGALPDVRDLGYRLSGSSDLYAWGGRRPYASINFVTAHDGFTLRDLVSYERKHNEANGEGNRDGTNDNRSWNCGVEGETDDPRVNALRRRQLRNLLTTLLVSTGVPMLVAGDEMGRTQHGNNNAYCQDGEVGWVDWSLLSEPGPGSLLALARRLLALRHRHPVLRRRAFFSGRAQGADGLRDLAWFTAHGAEMTERDWYGPTATLGLYLSGRDIPGRDAVGAPVVDDSFLIVLHAGSAPAAFVLPGAPWAQRYEVVVDTSLEEQEAAPEAAHTGGTRVTLPARSVLVLRVAS
- a CDS encoding response regulator, with protein sequence MAEDTPIITLLICDDHPVVRDGLRGMFASAEGFEVLGEAPDGVEGVELAARLDPDVVLMDLRMPGGGGVAAIAELTRRGLRSKVLVLTTYDTDSDTLPAIEAGATGYLLKDAPRDELFTAVRAAAAGRTVLSPAVASRLVSRVRTPARADESLSAREREVLVLVAKGTSNREIARALFISEATVKTHLTHIYGKLDVKDRAAAVAVGYDRGILG
- a CDS encoding sensor histidine kinase, with product MDDQGSGAVPRPGVTVLVGSREARARVDERWRLFHRWGPYVMLGFGTLAAGATAEALMGPAERWAAGVLVVLAVALQLVWDRGPAARPTPSRASLLYYVLRWAIAFALTWLNPFFAFYAVVGYFGAQLLLPERWVRTGMFATAVTMAGSQSGGMPPKGGTGWLVFGALLGVNMVMFSVFAHLAAQEDERAQFQAVAITELESANARLQQALDENAALHSQLLLQAREAGVADERRRLAAEIHDTIAQGLTGIIAQLQVVAGSPDPEAAARHLASAQALARASLGEARRSVQNLGPAALEHDALPEALKKTVAEWGARHGVRAEFTVTGTVEQLHEEIQATLLRIAQEALSNAGRHAGAARLGVTLSFMGDEVSLDVRDDGRGFDPAALPPRSGTGGFGLDGMRARAERVAGTVAVEAEPGHGTAVSARVPLVRHG